A single genomic interval of Acidovorax sp. 1608163 harbors:
- the mtgA gene encoding monofunctional biosynthetic peptidoglycan transglycosylase: MKALARWLGLVLIALVALQLFFVLRIAAMAVVNPESTTFERSEAWTLLSSKGSIPWRQQWVPYAKISDHLKRAVIASEDDGFVNHEGVDWTAIEKAWERNAKAEAQVAKAQNRTPDRPVRAPKIRGGSTITQQLAKNLLLSGERTLLRKGQEFVLTLLLEQLLSKERILEIYLNNVEWGEGVFGAEAAAQHYFRKNAAQLTPTDAARLAVMLPAPKRFEKTPGSAYLAGRTRTILGRMGSAELP, encoded by the coding sequence ATGAAGGCACTGGCCCGCTGGCTGGGCCTGGTGCTGATCGCACTGGTGGCCCTGCAACTGTTCTTTGTGCTGCGCATTGCGGCCATGGCGGTGGTCAACCCCGAGTCCACCACCTTCGAGCGGTCTGAAGCCTGGACGCTGCTGAGCAGCAAAGGCAGCATCCCCTGGCGCCAGCAGTGGGTGCCCTACGCCAAAATTTCCGACCACCTCAAGCGCGCCGTCATTGCCTCGGAAGACGACGGCTTTGTGAACCACGAAGGCGTGGACTGGACCGCCATCGAAAAAGCCTGGGAACGCAACGCCAAGGCCGAAGCCCAAGTGGCCAAAGCCCAAAACCGCACCCCCGACCGCCCCGTGCGCGCCCCCAAAATCCGTGGCGGCTCCACCATCACCCAGCAGTTGGCCAAAAACCTGCTGCTGTCGGGCGAGCGCACCCTGCTGCGCAAAGGCCAGGAGTTTGTGCTGACCCTGCTGCTGGAGCAGCTGCTGAGCAAAGAGCGCATCCTGGAGATCTACCTGAACAACGTGGAATGGGGCGAAGGCGTGTTCGGCGCTGAGGCCGCCGCGCAGCACTACTTTCGCAAAAACGCTGCCCAGCTCACCCCCACCGACGCCGCCCGCCTGGCCGTGATGCTGCCCGCGCCCAAGCGGTTTGAGAAAACGCCCGGCTCGGCCTACCTGGCAGGGCGCACGCGGACGATTCTGGGGCGGATGGGGAGTGCGGAGCTGCCGTAG
- the aroE gene encoding shikimate dehydrogenase yields the protein MTTSPLPADLYCVMGNPVAHSRSPAIHARFAELTGQAIHYERCLVPLDGFAQFVRNFAAQGGRGCNVTVPFKFEAPQLAAVCSERVHLAGAANTLSFQADGSVHADNTDGLGLVADITRNAGVPLQGARVLLVGAGGAAAGVLGPLLHAGARHITIANRTVAKAEALVASHGALALLQKAELLAITPQAVEGDFDVIINATASSLSGEAVPVAASVLRPGSLAYDMMYGPAAQGFMDWASAHGATARDGLGMLVEQAAEAFAIWRGVRPPAAQVLEEMRQTA from the coding sequence ATGACCACTTCGCCGCTCCCCGCCGACCTGTACTGCGTGATGGGCAACCCCGTCGCCCACAGCCGCTCGCCCGCCATCCACGCCCGCTTTGCCGAGCTGACGGGCCAAGCCATCCACTACGAGCGCTGCCTGGTGCCGCTGGACGGCTTCGCGCAATTCGTGCGCAACTTCGCCGCCCAGGGTGGGCGCGGCTGCAACGTCACCGTGCCGTTCAAGTTTGAAGCCCCCCAACTCGCCGCCGTGTGCAGCGAACGCGTGCACCTGGCAGGCGCGGCCAACACGCTGAGCTTTCAGGCCGACGGCAGCGTCCATGCAGACAACACCGACGGCCTGGGCCTGGTGGCCGACATCACCCGCAACGCCGGTGTGCCCCTGCAAGGTGCCCGCGTGTTGCTGGTGGGCGCGGGTGGCGCCGCCGCAGGCGTGCTGGGCCCCCTGCTGCACGCTGGGGCACGCCACATCACCATTGCCAACCGCACCGTGGCCAAGGCCGAGGCGCTGGTGGCATCGCATGGCGCACTGGCATTGCTACAAAAAGCAGAGCTGCTAGCGATTACACCACAAGCGGTAGAGGGTGATTTTGATGTCATCATTAACGCCACGGCCAGCAGCCTGAGCGGTGAAGCAGTGCCTGTGGCCGCCAGCGTGCTGCGCCCTGGCAGCCTGGCCTACGACATGATGTACGGCCCTGCCGCACAAGGCTTCATGGACTGGGCCAGCGCCCACGGCGCCACGGCACGCGACGGCCTGGGCATGCTGGTAGAGCAAGCCGCCGAGGCCTTTGCCATTTGGCGCGGGGTGCGCCCGCCCGCCGCCCAGGTGCTGGAAGAAATGCGCCAGACCGCCTGA
- a CDS encoding ribonuclease catalytic domain-containing protein translates to MHALFEEAGKFMAGRILSEAESSAQVELDSGKRVKVKAANILLRFEKPAPSELIAQAQAVAESIELDLAWEFAPEDDFGFADLARDYFSENATLVQQAGALFRLYDAPHYFRRAGKGRFKKASAEILQQALAAIEKKKALLAQIDEWAAALGRGECPQPIREQLYKILFKPDKNAPEYKAVVEASRATHTAPLDLLQKAGAIDSAYQFHWKRFLFENFPKGTGFPAVTAPAIADELPLSTAQAYSIDDSQTTEIDDALSVQGLGTGTVVLGIHIAAPGLAIQPGSAIDQLGRARLSTVYMPGYKITMLPDDVVQTYTLDEGRANPAVSLYVTIDEATLEFKGSETKLERVHVAANLRHDQLDSVVTEEWLSNPAFEHQNDPQRLSDLRPQLSFLHRLAKELKARREVVRGKPENFNRPDYNFRLVGNNGAEPTGHEQVQISVRQRGAPLDLIVAEAMIVANSTWGSWMAELGVPGIYRSQASMAPGVKVRMGTKALPHAGIGVKAYSWATSPLRRYTDLVNQWQIIACARHGATAALAAPFKPKDADLFSIISSFDGAYSAYNGYQAGMERFWTLKYVEQNGITELNATVFKEGPGGSFLVRADDIPLVFPVLGAQNLPRGARLKVKLGEVDEITLDLHGTVLERLDDPADASDDAPLEDDGDDEAVAGPIAIAVDVNEADTPTNANADHPTP, encoded by the coding sequence ATGCATGCACTGTTTGAAGAAGCCGGCAAATTCATGGCCGGACGTATCCTGTCCGAGGCGGAAAGCTCCGCCCAAGTCGAGCTCGATTCGGGCAAGCGGGTCAAGGTCAAGGCCGCCAACATCCTTTTGCGATTTGAAAAACCCGCGCCGTCCGAGCTGATCGCCCAGGCGCAAGCCGTGGCCGAGAGCATTGAGCTGGACTTGGCCTGGGAATTCGCGCCCGAGGACGACTTTGGCTTTGCCGACCTGGCGCGCGACTATTTTTCCGAGAACGCCACCCTGGTCCAGCAGGCAGGCGCGCTGTTCCGCTTGTACGACGCGCCCCACTACTTCCGCCGTGCGGGCAAGGGCCGGTTCAAGAAGGCCTCGGCCGAGATCCTGCAGCAGGCATTGGCTGCCATCGAGAAGAAAAAAGCCCTCCTGGCGCAAATCGACGAGTGGGCCGCGGCCCTGGGCCGGGGCGAATGCCCACAGCCCATCCGCGAGCAGCTCTACAAAATCCTGTTCAAGCCCGACAAGAACGCGCCCGAGTACAAGGCCGTGGTCGAAGCCAGCCGCGCCACGCACACCGCACCGCTCGATCTGCTGCAAAAGGCTGGCGCTATCGACTCCGCCTACCAGTTCCACTGGAAGCGCTTTTTGTTCGAGAACTTCCCCAAGGGCACGGGCTTTCCGGCCGTCACGGCACCGGCCATTGCCGACGAACTGCCGCTGTCCACCGCGCAGGCGTATTCCATCGACGACTCGCAGACCACCGAAATCGACGATGCGCTGTCGGTACAAGGCCTGGGCACCGGCACCGTGGTGCTGGGCATCCACATCGCTGCGCCCGGCCTGGCCATCCAGCCGGGCAGCGCCATCGACCAGTTGGGCCGTGCGCGCCTGTCCACGGTGTACATGCCGGGCTACAAGATCACCATGCTGCCCGACGACGTGGTGCAGACCTACACGCTGGACGAAGGCCGCGCGAACCCGGCCGTGTCGCTGTACGTCACCATCGACGAGGCCACGCTGGAGTTCAAGGGCTCTGAGACCAAGCTCGAGCGCGTGCACGTGGCCGCCAACCTGCGCCACGACCAGCTCGACAGCGTGGTGACCGAAGAATGGCTCAGTAACCCAGCGTTTGAGCACCAAAACGACCCGCAGCGCTTGTCTGACCTGCGCCCGCAGCTATCCTTTTTGCACCGACTGGCCAAAGAGCTCAAGGCCCGTCGCGAAGTGGTACGCGGCAAGCCCGAGAACTTCAACCGGCCGGACTACAACTTCCGTCTGGTGGGCAACAACGGCGCCGAGCCCACGGGCCACGAGCAAGTGCAAATCAGCGTGCGCCAGCGCGGCGCGCCGCTCGACCTGATCGTGGCCGAGGCCATGATCGTGGCCAACAGCACCTGGGGCAGTTGGATGGCCGAGCTGGGTGTGCCCGGCATCTACCGCAGCCAGGCCAGCATGGCGCCGGGCGTGAAGGTGCGCATGGGCACCAAAGCGCTGCCGCACGCGGGCATTGGCGTCAAAGCCTATTCGTGGGCCACGTCGCCCCTGCGCCGCTACACCGACCTGGTCAACCAGTGGCAAATCATTGCCTGCGCGCGCCACGGCGCCACGGCCGCGCTGGCAGCGCCGTTCAAGCCCAAGGATGCGGACCTGTTCTCCATCATCAGCAGCTTTGACGGCGCCTACAGCGCCTACAACGGCTACCAGGCAGGCATGGAACGCTTCTGGACGCTCAAATACGTCGAGCAAAACGGCATCACCGAGCTGAACGCCACCGTCTTCAAGGAAGGCCCCGGCGGCAGCTTTTTGGTGCGGGCTGACGACATTCCGCTGGTCTTCCCCGTGCTGGGTGCGCAAAACCTGCCGCGCGGCGCGCGCCTCAAAGTCAAGCTGGGCGAGGTGGACGAAATCACGCTGGACCTGCACGGCACCGTGCTCGAGCGGCTGGACGACCCCGCCGATGCCAGCGATGATGCGCCCCTGGAAGACGACGGCGACGACGAAGCCGTGGCTGGCCCCATCGCCATTGCCGTGGACGTCAATGAGGCCGACACCCCCACCAACGCCAACGCTGACCACCCAACGCCGTGA
- a CDS encoding energy transducer TonB has product MNLRSLFRSFSTLQIALGVSVAVHAALISVRFIDPEGFNRVFQDTPLEVILVNAKSNERPEKAQAIAQSNLAGGGEAAQGRATSPLPYSALTAVGDDFEEMQRKMDAMQEQQTQLLTQLRKQLATMPEPDPRKQSDSGEQMSQEEKRRQLVKLLAEIEKRINEENSRPKKRYISPATREEAYAIYYDALRRKVEDKGTENFPEQGGKKLYGELIMIVTVNHDGRVLSTEVVQGSGKGALDRRAEAIARSAAPFGHFTPEMRAKADQVAMVARFKFTRDQTLETSVR; this is encoded by the coding sequence GTGAACCTCCGCTCGCTCTTTCGCTCCTTCAGCACGCTGCAGATTGCACTGGGCGTGTCGGTGGCCGTGCACGCGGCCCTCATCTCAGTGCGCTTCATCGACCCCGAGGGCTTCAACCGCGTGTTCCAGGACACGCCGCTGGAAGTCATCCTGGTCAACGCCAAGTCCAACGAACGGCCCGAAAAAGCCCAGGCCATCGCCCAGTCCAACCTGGCGGGCGGCGGTGAAGCGGCCCAGGGCCGGGCCACCAGCCCCCTGCCCTACTCGGCCCTGACGGCGGTGGGCGACGACTTTGAAGAGATGCAGCGCAAGATGGACGCGATGCAAGAGCAGCAAACCCAGCTGCTCACGCAACTGCGCAAGCAGCTGGCCACCATGCCCGAGCCCGACCCACGCAAACAAAGCGACAGCGGCGAGCAGATGTCGCAAGAGGAAAAGCGCCGCCAGCTCGTCAAGCTGCTGGCCGAGATTGAAAAGCGCATCAACGAAGAAAACTCGCGCCCCAAAAAGCGCTACATCAGCCCCGCCACGCGCGAAGAGGCCTACGCGATCTACTACGACGCGCTGCGCCGCAAGGTGGAAGACAAGGGCACCGAGAACTTCCCCGAACAGGGCGGCAAAAAGCTCTACGGCGAGCTGATCATGATCGTCACCGTCAACCACGACGGGCGCGTGCTCTCCACCGAAGTGGTGCAAGGCTCTGGCAAGGGCGCCCTGGACCGCCGGGCCGAAGCCATCGCCCGTTCGGCAGCCCCGTTTGGCCACTTCACCCCCGAAATGCGTGCCAAGGCCGACCAGGTGGCCATGGTCGCCCGCTTCAAGTTCACCCGCGACCAGACGCTGGAAACGAGTGTGAGGTAG